The proteins below are encoded in one region of Desulfobacterales bacterium:
- the dusB gene encoding tRNA dihydrouridine synthase DusB: MRIGDIELTNPLILAPMAGITHMPFRILAREAGCGLVCSEMISSNGLHYGSAETRDMLVMDDAEKPISVQLFGQRPDIMAEAAAMVEAMGADIIDVNFGCAVKKVVRTGAGAALMKDLDRAEQMLIKMRKAIRIPLTIKIRSGWDASGRQAIELCRIAGACGVDAVTVHPRTARQGFRGCADWQVIKRVKEAAAIPVIGNGDIKRPSDVQKMIEATNCDGVMIGRAAIGNPCFFTQALAALRHEPIPPVDPLHRFQMMHWYMDQMITLFGEKKACRMLRSRLGWFSKGLPASSVFRRAITRIRSREEAEHLIEAYKKQLMSA; encoded by the coding sequence ATGCGAATCGGCGACATAGAGCTCACCAATCCATTGATTCTGGCCCCTATGGCCGGCATTACCCACATGCCCTTCCGGATTCTGGCCCGGGAGGCGGGCTGCGGCCTGGTGTGCAGTGAAATGATCAGCTCAAACGGGCTGCATTACGGCTCGGCGGAAACCCGGGACATGCTGGTGATGGATGACGCGGAAAAGCCCATTTCCGTGCAGTTATTCGGCCAGCGCCCCGATATTATGGCCGAGGCGGCGGCTATGGTGGAAGCCATGGGTGCGGATATTATTGATGTAAATTTCGGATGCGCGGTCAAAAAGGTGGTTCGCACCGGCGCGGGCGCGGCATTGATGAAGGACCTGGACCGGGCGGAGCAGATGCTCATTAAAATGCGAAAGGCCATCCGCATTCCGTTAACCATTAAAATCCGCTCCGGATGGGATGCCTCGGGCAGGCAGGCGATCGAGCTCTGCCGCATAGCGGGGGCCTGCGGCGTGGATGCCGTAACCGTCCATCCCCGCACCGCCAGGCAGGGGTTTCGGGGGTGTGCGGACTGGCAGGTGATTAAACGGGTAAAAGAGGCCGCTGCCATCCCGGTGATCGGAAACGGGGATATCAAGCGGCCGTCCGATGTCCAGAAAATGATCGAAGCTACCAACTGTGACGGGGTGATGATCGGCCGGGCGGCCATCGGCAACCCCTGTTTTTTTACCCAGGCCCTGGCAGCCCTCCGCCATGAGCCGATTCCGCCGGTGGACCCATTGCATCGGTTTCAGATGATGCATTGGTATATGGATCAGATGATTACGCTCTTCGGTGAAAAAAAAGCCTGCCGGATGCTTCGCAGCCGCCTCGGCTGGTTTTCCAAGGGCCTTCCGGCAAGCTCTGTGTTCAGACGCGCCATCACCCGGATCAGAAGCAGGGAAGAAGCCGAGCACCTGATCGAGGCTTACAAGAAACAATTAATGTCGGCATAG
- a CDS encoding phosphotransferase family protein encodes MPIVDTPTKIRDGEELDQAAVESFLKQHIEGLSGSLEIKQFPSGFSNLTYFIRVGDREMVLRRPPFGRKAKTAHDMGREYKILSALYPVFPYCPKPLVYTEDESIMGCPFYVMERLQGIILRKDLPEDLSLAPADARRLCENMVDLHVRLHSLDYEAIGLADFGKPQGYVRRQVEGWSRRYREARTPDVPDFEPVMAWLAANQPDDFERPAIIHNDYKFDNLVLNPDNPLDIIGILDWEMATLGDPLMDLGASLAYWINRDDPEEMQLMRMLPTTYEGMMTRREVVDRYAETAGIELGNFDFYYCFGLFRLAGIAQQIYYRYYHGQTKDKRFIQMGYAVGFLENAAKGVIG; translated from the coding sequence ATGCCGATCGTTGATACACCGACTAAAATTCGCGATGGGGAAGAGCTGGATCAGGCGGCTGTGGAGAGTTTTTTAAAGCAGCATATCGAAGGGCTGTCCGGCAGCCTGGAGATTAAACAGTTTCCCAGCGGGTTCTCCAACCTCACGTATTTTATCCGGGTGGGGGACCGGGAGATGGTGCTCCGCCGGCCGCCATTCGGCAGAAAGGCCAAAACCGCCCATGACATGGGCCGCGAATACAAAATATTGAGCGCCCTGTATCCGGTCTTTCCCTACTGCCCGAAGCCCCTGGTCTATACCGAGGATGAGAGCATCATGGGCTGCCCCTTTTACGTCATGGAGCGGCTGCAGGGGATTATCCTGCGAAAAGACCTGCCCGAGGACCTGTCCCTTGCGCCGGCGGATGCCCGCCGGCTTTGCGAGAATATGGTTGATCTCCACGTGCGGCTGCATTCCCTCGATTATGAGGCCATCGGCCTGGCAGACTTCGGTAAACCCCAGGGCTATGTCCGGCGCCAGGTGGAGGGCTGGAGCAGGCGGTACCGGGAGGCCCGAACCCCGGATGTCCCGGATTTCGAGCCGGTGATGGCGTGGCTGGCCGCCAATCAGCCGGATGATTTTGAGCGTCCGGCAATCATTCACAATGACTATAAATTCGACAACCTGGTCTTAAATCCGGACAACCCTTTGGATATTATCGGCATTCTGGACTGGGAGATGGCCACCCTGGGTGATCCGTTAATGGATCTGGGGGCGTCCCTGGCCTACTGGATCAACCGGGATGATCCGGAGGAGATGCAGCTCATGCGGATGCTGCCAACGACCTACGAGGGGATGATGACCCGCCGGGAGGTGGTGGATCGGTATGCGGAAACAGCGGGGATTGAGCTGGGCAATTTCGATTTCTATTACTGCTTCGGCCTTTTCCGGCTGGCGGGTATCGCCCAGCAGATTTATTACCGGTATTATCACGGCCAAACCAAGGATAAACGGTTTATCCAGATGGGCTATGCGGTGGGATTTCTGGAAAATGCCGCCAAAGGCGTCATTGGCTGA
- a CDS encoding acyltransferase: MRRDHRPYFLKKAYIKFQQAYARYFLRPQFDLLGPGYTVIHPWNIEVFGAPIKIGRHANILSSKDKKVRLTVWPEDKEKGGIEIGDYCLICPGVRISSADYIKIGDNTMLASHAYITDADWHGIYNRIWTIGPTRPISIGENVWIGDSAIVCKGVEIGDNSIIGAGSVVIRSIPPNTIAAGNPARVVKALDPEEKFAMRSEWFADPAMLAKDIDAMDRENLKGNSLFHWLRTIFFPRRSD, encoded by the coding sequence TTGCGACGAGACCATCGGCCCTATTTTTTAAAAAAAGCCTACATTAAATTCCAGCAGGCCTATGCCCGGTATTTTCTGCGCCCCCAGTTCGATTTGCTCGGGCCGGGATATACCGTCATTCATCCCTGGAATATCGAAGTCTTTGGCGCCCCCATCAAGATCGGCCGGCACGCCAATATCCTCTCCTCTAAAGATAAGAAAGTCCGGCTGACGGTGTGGCCCGAAGATAAAGAAAAAGGCGGCATCGAAATCGGCGACTACTGCCTGATCTGCCCCGGTGTGCGCATAAGCTCCGCGGATTATATTAAAATCGGGGACAATACCATGCTGGCCAGCCATGCCTATATCACGGATGCGGACTGGCACGGGATTTATAACCGGATCTGGACGATTGGCCCCACCCGTCCGATCTCCATCGGCGAAAATGTGTGGATCGGCGACAGCGCCATCGTCTGCAAAGGCGTTGAGATCGGGGATAACAGCATCATCGGCGCCGGCTCCGTGGTCATCCGCTCAATCCCGCCCAACACCATCGCGGCCGGCAATCCGGCCCGGGTGGTCAAGGCGCTTGATCCGGAGGAGAAATTTGCCATGCGCTCGGAATGGTTTGCGGATCCGGCCATGCTTGCCAAAGATATCGATGCCATGGACCGGGAAAACTTAAAAGGCAATTCCCTTTTCCACTGGCTGCGCACTATATTTTTCCCCCGCCGCTCGGATTGA
- the pyrE gene encoding orotate phosphoribosyltransferase has translation MTERDQLIDLIRQRSFQYSKEPIFTLASGKKSNFYFNLKGVTYYPPGIVLIGALMYDKIQELNLDPAGIGGLTMGADPIAISVAYTSQLRGNPIDAFSVRKEPKAHGLRLPIEGNMEPGDPVIVIEDVVTTGGSTIKAINAVRDYGLEILSVIALLDRCEQNGRENIEACGVNVYSLLTINDFISQ, from the coding sequence ATGACCGAAAGGGACCAACTCATTGATCTGATCCGGCAGCGTTCGTTTCAGTATTCCAAAGAGCCCATATTCACGCTGGCTTCCGGCAAAAAAAGCAACTTCTATTTCAACTTGAAGGGGGTGACCTATTACCCGCCAGGCATCGTCCTGATCGGTGCATTGATGTATGACAAAATTCAGGAGCTTAACCTAGACCCTGCAGGCATCGGCGGGCTGACCATGGGCGCGGACCCGATCGCCATTTCCGTGGCCTACACCTCGCAGCTCCGGGGCAATCCGATTGATGCGTTTTCCGTGCGAAAAGAACCCAAAGCCCACGGCCTGCGACTGCCGATCGAAGGCAACATGGAACCCGGCGATCCGGTAATTGTGATTGAAGACGTGGTTACCACCGGCGGCTCCACCATCAAGGCCATCAATGCGGTCCGGGATTACGGCCTTGAGATCCTGAGCGTGATTGCGCTGCTTGACCGCTGCGAGCAGAACGGCCGCGAAAACATCGAGGCCTGCGGGGTAAATGTCTACTCCCTGTTAACCATCAACGATTTTATCAGCCAATGA
- a CDS encoding TetR/AcrR family transcriptional regulator — protein sequence MQTAANTFQHMRFNEFRQMALVSMEELCREIFHENQTSIKTKKEAVAVRNLANIFDTTLKLSNEKGFQTMSLRDLSRASGLSMGALYSYFTSKDELLEMIQNQGQRLTRRILSQQIESVESVGQKLRMAIRTHLYLTEVMQPWFYFSFMETKNLDKAQQKRSIEGELATEQLFIDILEQGLREGVFSLENPVLTATVIKAMLQDWYVKRWKYSRRRVSVDAYADFVIFVIESIVMSNSMSLT from the coding sequence ATGCAAACGGCGGCAAATACATTTCAGCATATGCGGTTCAATGAATTCCGGCAGATGGCCCTGGTTTCCATGGAGGAGCTCTGCCGCGAGATTTTTCATGAAAACCAGACTTCCATCAAGACCAAGAAGGAGGCCGTGGCGGTCCGGAACTTGGCCAATATCTTTGACACCACCCTGAAGCTCTCCAATGAAAAGGGCTTTCAGACCATGAGCCTGAGGGATCTGAGCCGGGCCTCGGGGCTAAGTATGGGCGCCCTCTATTCCTATTTTACCAGCAAAGATGAACTGCTGGAGATGATCCAGAACCAGGGTCAGCGCTTAACCCGCCGGATACTCAGCCAACAGATCGAATCGGTTGAATCGGTCGGCCAGAAGCTGCGCATGGCCATCCGGACCCATCTGTACCTGACCGAGGTCATGCAGCCCTGGTTTTACTTTTCATTCATGGAGACCAAGAATCTGGACAAGGCCCAGCAGAAAAGGTCGATTGAGGGGGAACTGGCCACCGAGCAGCTGTTTATCGACATTCTGGAACAGGGGCTTCGCGAAGGGGTGTTTTCGCTGGAGAATCCGGTTTTGACGGCCACGGTAATCAAGGCCATGCTCCAGGACTGGTATGTCAAGCGCTGGAAATACAGCCGGCGGCGCGTTTCCGTGGACGCGTATGCGGATTTTGTGATTTTTGTCATTGAGTCCATTGTGATGTCAAATTCAATGTCGTTAACTTAA
- a CDS encoding DUF1848 domain-containing protein: protein MGPPTQKMSGKTPARIIISASRRTDIPAFYMDWFMQGIYDGYFEMTNPFNRHVSKVTATPENVHTIVFWSKDFRPFLDGGYGERLQKMGYHLFFNFTLNSESPWLEPHIPPLNGRFETLSRLVERFGPEAIHWRFDPVCFFRPPGGPDMDNLTDFARIAEVMGDLGIRRCITSFMDHYPKIKKRLAAYPGFVFNDPPLEEKVRVLQWLAQILKPHDIDLYTCCEKEVMAALPAGAPIGPSRCIPGRLLMDFFGGDISLRKDAGQRVKQGCGCTTSSDIGSYHRQPCRHNCLFCYANPSKSSHPLCESAT from the coding sequence ATGGGACCGCCAACCCAAAAAATGAGCGGAAAAACACCAGCCAGAATCATCATCTCCGCCTCCCGCCGCACCGATATTCCGGCCTTTTACATGGACTGGTTCATGCAGGGGATTTATGACGGATACTTTGAAATGACCAATCCGTTCAACCGTCACGTATCAAAAGTTACGGCAACGCCTGAAAATGTGCATACCATTGTTTTCTGGTCCAAGGACTTCCGCCCGTTTCTGGATGGCGGCTACGGGGAGAGGCTTCAGAAAATGGGCTATCACCTGTTTTTCAATTTCACCCTAAACTCTGAATCCCCATGGCTTGAGCCCCATATCCCGCCCTTAAATGGCCGTTTTGAAACGCTTTCCCGGCTTGTCGAACGGTTCGGCCCGGAAGCGATTCACTGGCGCTTTGACCCGGTCTGTTTTTTCCGGCCGCCGGGCGGGCCGGATATGGACAACCTGACGGATTTTGCCCGAATTGCCGAAGTTATGGGCGATTTAGGCATTCGCCGCTGCATCACCAGCTTCATGGACCATTACCCCAAGATCAAAAAGCGCCTGGCCGCCTATCCGGGTTTTGTTTTTAATGATCCGCCGTTAGAAGAAAAAGTGCGGGTGCTGCAATGGCTGGCGCAGATTCTCAAACCGCACGATATTGACCTATATACCTGCTGCGAAAAAGAGGTGATGGCCGCCCTGCCGGCAGGCGCCCCCATTGGACCCAGCCGATGCATCCCCGGCAGGCTGCTGATGGATTTTTTCGGCGGGGACATTTCGCTTCGAAAAGACGCCGGCCAGCGCGTGAAACAGGGATGCGGGTGTACGACCTCCTCGGATATCGGTTCCTACCACCGCCAGCCCTGCCGGCACAACTGCCTGTTCTGCTATGCCAACCCGTCAAAAAGCAGTCACCCGTTATGCGAATCGGCGACATAG
- a CDS encoding enoyl-CoA hydratase/isomerase family protein: MENLIYQAKDHIGYLTLNRPNNYNAFDRQTIEEFETFWRDRRYDESVRVIVLDGGDAKGFCAGLDMQTYGPEMFKMPPTEAYNGQARMARLLLAMRMAPQPIISCIHGAASGFGFSLAMASDIRILAENARFNAAYINIGLGGADMASSYFLPRLIGSGRANEFLLTGNWMSAEEAMQLGFASRLVPKDQMLETAGELAQTMASKTPLGLRMTKEAINVNIDAGGLEACLQMEDRNQMMVMYSLKLASPE, from the coding sequence ATGGAGAATTTAATCTATCAAGCCAAAGATCACATCGGCTACCTCACCTTAAACCGGCCGAATAACTATAATGCCTTTGACCGCCAGACCATTGAGGAGTTCGAAACATTCTGGCGGGACCGGCGCTATGATGAAAGCGTGCGGGTGATTGTGCTTGACGGCGGGGATGCCAAAGGGTTCTGCGCCGGGCTGGATATGCAGACCTACGGGCCGGAGATGTTTAAGATGCCGCCGACGGAGGCCTATAACGGCCAGGCCCGGATGGCCAGACTTCTGCTTGCCATGCGCATGGCGCCGCAGCCCATTATCTCCTGCATCCACGGGGCGGCCTCCGGCTTTGGATTTTCTCTGGCCATGGCCTCGGATATCCGGATTTTGGCGGAAAACGCCCGGTTTAATGCGGCCTATATCAATATCGGGCTGGGCGGGGCGGATATGGCATCGAGCTATTTCCTGCCGCGTTTGATCGGCTCCGGCCGGGCCAATGAATTCCTGCTCACCGGCAACTGGATGAGTGCGGAAGAGGCCATGCAGCTGGGGTTCGCCAGCCGGCTGGTGCCAAAGGATCAAATGCTTGAGACCGCCGGGGAGCTGGCCCAAACCATGGCGAGTAAAACGCCTCTGGGCCTGCGAATGACCAAGGAGGCCATCAACGTCAATATCGATGCCGGGGGCCTTGAGGCATGCCTCCAGATGGAGGATAGAAACCAGATGATGGTCATGTATTCGCTCAAACTGGCATCACCCGAATAG
- a CDS encoding phenyltransferase domain-containing protein, whose amino-acid sequence MQKDREAMKMEVPWKKPAVSVDIDAIALMIADLQKETGEIPWSRGGKTDPWDHVEAAMGLSICGYIAEARAAYEWLAEIQLEDGSWYSAYLDGAPLDRTRETNISAYIAVGVFHYYLITRDIRFLYQMWPTIEAAMDFAVSLQAPTGEIYWAKSPDLEIDPMALLTGSSSIFMSLKCAISIAGLLGKAKPEWKSALINLGEAIRDGYHLFNITKSRYSMDWFYPVLSGAVTGAAAQDRIDQQWKKFVVKGMGVLCVSDRPWVTIAETCELVIALAAMGSHEIAAIVFSWLIDRKFEDGSYWCGFTYPDMVIWPEDKISWTNGVFIMAADALYQITPAAEFFNHSFWNTSEFALYLK is encoded by the coding sequence ATGCAAAAGGATAGAGAGGCCATGAAGATGGAGGTTCCCTGGAAGAAGCCGGCGGTTTCGGTTGATATTGATGCCATTGCATTAATGATTGCCGATTTACAGAAAGAAACCGGGGAAATTCCATGGAGCCGGGGCGGCAAGACCGATCCCTGGGATCATGTGGAAGCGGCCATGGGGCTCTCTATCTGCGGCTATATCGCCGAGGCCCGGGCCGCCTATGAATGGCTGGCAGAAATCCAGCTGGAAGACGGCAGCTGGTATTCCGCTTACCTTGACGGCGCCCCCCTGGATCGCACCCGGGAAACCAATATCTCGGCCTATATCGCGGTGGGGGTATTCCACTATTATCTGATCACCCGGGACATCCGGTTTCTGTATCAAATGTGGCCAACGATTGAGGCGGCCATGGATTTTGCGGTAAGCCTCCAGGCACCCACCGGGGAAATCTACTGGGCCAAAAGCCCGGACCTGGAAATCGATCCCATGGCGCTCCTTACGGGGTCGAGCTCCATATTTATGAGCCTTAAATGCGCAATCTCAATTGCCGGTTTGCTCGGCAAAGCCAAACCCGAATGGAAGAGCGCGCTGATCAATCTGGGCGAGGCCATCCGGGACGGCTACCATCTTTTTAATATCACCAAATCCAGATACTCCATGGACTGGTTTTATCCGGTATTATCCGGCGCGGTCACCGGCGCAGCGGCCCAGGATCGGATCGATCAGCAGTGGAAGAAATTCGTTGTAAAAGGAATGGGGGTGCTTTGCGTCTCTGACCGCCCCTGGGTGACCATTGCCGAAACCTGCGAGCTGGTGATCGCCCTGGCGGCCATGGGCAGCCATGAAATCGCCGCCATTGTCTTCTCCTGGCTGATTGACCGCAAATTCGAAGACGGCTCCTACTGGTGCGGGTTTACCTATCCGGACATGGTAATCTGGCCGGAGGATAAAATCTCCTGGACCAACGGGGTGTTCATCATGGCCGCGGATGCCCTGTATCAAATAACGCCGGCAGCGGAATTTTTCAACCACAGCTTCTGGAACACCTCAGAGTTTGCTCTCTATCTGAAATAA